The following coding sequences are from one Desulfurobacterium indicum window:
- the topA gene encoding type I DNA topoisomerase encodes MAKAKKKLLIVESPAKAKTIQRYLGKDFIVKASMGHIRDLPEKEFGVDIEKDFKPKYVMIKGKQKVVKEIKEAAKKADEVYLATDPDREGEAISWHIAHILKRIKKDGIYRVRFHEITKRAIQEAIKNADTIDEKKVDAQQARRILDRIVGYTISPLLSRRFKKALSAGRVQSVALRLICDREEEIRAFKPKEYWTIEALFGADEGDFSAKLSAVDGKKLSKFSIPDEATAKKLVEKAKQAASFVVASVETKERKRKPYPPFITSTLQQEASKRFGFPAKLTMQIAQQLYEGIDIGKERVGLITYMRTDSTRVSDEALKEVRGFIETEFGKDYLPQKPRSYEGKTPKSAQDAHEAIRPTSVERTPESIKNYLTPEQFKLYDLIWRRFVASQMKDAVFNTVAMDVEGNGLVFRATGSTVKFPGFMKVYKIDVDERLLPPVNEGEKVELKDIKGVQHFTEPPPRYTEGTLVKALEEDGVGRPSTYATIISNIIQRGYVEKEKQKLKPTELGEFINGLLKKLFPKIVDIKFTANIEEELDKIEEGQKKWKELLKEFYFGEFKDLLDKAKKDLKELKGEPIGRKCPKCGAELLKIYGRYGAFIACSNYPECDYKESGKKEEEKIGRKCPECGAELVIKSGRYGRFIACSNYPKCKYTERITYGKCPECGEGNIVERRSKKGRVFYGCSRYPECKYTTNKPPEPAKKESEK; translated from the coding sequence ATGGCAAAAGCAAAAAAGAAGCTTCTCATTGTTGAGTCACCAGCAAAGGCAAAAACAATCCAACGGTATCTTGGGAAAGATTTCATTGTTAAAGCATCTATGGGGCACATTCGTGACCTTCCGGAGAAAGAGTTTGGTGTTGACATTGAAAAAGATTTTAAGCCTAAGTACGTGATGATAAAAGGTAAGCAGAAGGTAGTAAAAGAGATTAAAGAGGCCGCAAAGAAGGCTGATGAGGTTTACCTTGCTACTGACCCTGATAGAGAAGGAGAAGCTATAAGCTGGCACATTGCTCATATCTTGAAAAGAATAAAAAAAGACGGCATTTATAGAGTTAGATTTCATGAAATTACCAAAAGGGCCATTCAGGAAGCAATAAAGAATGCCGATACAATAGACGAGAAAAAAGTTGATGCTCAGCAGGCAAGGAGAATCCTTGACAGAATTGTTGGTTACACGATTTCGCCTCTTCTTTCTCGTCGATTTAAAAAAGCTCTTTCAGCCGGTAGGGTTCAGTCGGTAGCTTTAAGGCTTATCTGTGACAGGGAAGAGGAAATAAGGGCTTTTAAACCAAAGGAGTACTGGACAATAGAAGCTCTATTTGGCGCAGATGAGGGTGATTTTTCGGCAAAACTTTCTGCCGTTGATGGGAAAAAGCTTTCAAAGTTTTCAATACCTGATGAGGCTACTGCTAAAAAGTTGGTTGAAAAGGCAAAGCAGGCTGCCTCTTTTGTTGTTGCCTCTGTTGAGACAAAAGAGCGAAAGAGAAAGCCGTATCCGCCTTTTATAACGAGCACTCTTCAGCAGGAAGCATCAAAGCGTTTTGGATTTCCTGCGAAGCTTACCATGCAAATAGCACAGCAGCTTTATGAAGGTATTGATATAGGCAAAGAAAGGGTTGGTCTGATTACATATATGAGAACAGATTCAACGAGAGTATCAGATGAAGCGTTAAAAGAGGTAAGAGGCTTTATAGAAACGGAGTTTGGTAAGGATTATCTTCCGCAGAAGCCCAGGAGTTACGAAGGAAAAACGCCAAAATCTGCCCAAGATGCCCATGAGGCAATAAGACCCACATCTGTGGAGAGAACGCCTGAAAGTATTAAAAATTACCTTACGCCTGAGCAATTCAAACTTTACGATCTGATATGGCGCAGGTTTGTTGCTTCCCAGATGAAGGATGCCGTCTTTAACACTGTTGCAATGGATGTTGAAGGTAACGGTCTTGTTTTCCGCGCCACTGGAAGCACCGTAAAGTTTCCAGGATTCATGAAGGTTTATAAAATCGATGTTGATGAAAGGTTGCTTCCGCCCGTTAATGAGGGTGAAAAGGTTGAGCTGAAAGATATTAAAGGTGTTCAGCACTTTACAGAACCACCGCCAAGATACACGGAAGGAACACTTGTAAAAGCCCTTGAGGAAGACGGCGTCGGAAGGCCTTCAACTTACGCGACGATAATTTCAAATATTATTCAAAGGGGTTACGTAGAAAAGGAAAAACAGAAGTTAAAGCCGACGGAACTTGGCGAATTTATCAACGGTCTTTTGAAAAAGCTTTTCCCTAAAATTGTAGATATAAAATTCACTGCTAACATTGAAGAAGAGCTTGATAAAATAGAAGAGGGACAGAAAAAGTGGAAGGAACTTTTAAAAGAGTTCTACTTTGGCGAATTTAAAGATCTTCTTGATAAAGCTAAAAAAGATTTAAAAGAATTAAAAGGTGAGCCGATTGGACGTAAATGTCCTAAATGTGGTGCTGAACTGTTGAAGATATACGGCAGGTACGGTGCATTTATTGCCTGTTCTAACTATCCCGAGTGTGATTATAAAGAGAGCGGGAAAAAAGAAGAGGAAAAAATTGGCAGAAAATGTCCCGAGTGTGGTGCTGAACTTGTAATCAAAAGCGGCAGATACGGAAGATTTATTGCCTGCTCTAACTATCCTAAATGCAAATATACCGAAAGAATAACTTACGGGAAATGTCCTGAGTGTGGCGAAGGCAATATCGTGGAAAGAAGAAGTAAAAAAGGACGTGTTTTCTACGGTTGCTCAAGATATCCTGAATGTAAGTACACCACTAATAAACCGCCAGAACCGGCAAAGAAGGAGAGTGAAAAATGA
- a CDS encoding metallophosphoesterase — protein MKVAVVSDSHDNVEKSRRFVELVNGMDVGLVVHCGDIISPFTMEVFKKVEAPLTVVFGNNDGEVAGLLKKFPEIKKPPFFMEIDGRKAVVMHEPVLLDVIPGSVDFLFFGHTHEIFVDRIKGIVVLNPGELCGYLSDHSTFAILDTATGEVTVKEI, from the coding sequence ATGAAAGTGGCAGTTGTTTCTGACAGCCACGATAACGTTGAAAAGAGCAGAAGGTTTGTAGAACTTGTTAACGGTATGGATGTTGGACTTGTAGTGCACTGCGGTGACATTATTTCACCGTTTACCATGGAGGTATTTAAAAAGGTAGAAGCACCTCTAACCGTTGTTTTTGGAAATAATGACGGTGAAGTTGCCGGACTGCTTAAAAAGTTCCCTGAAATAAAGAAACCACCGTTTTTTATGGAAATTGACGGAAGAAAGGCAGTTGTCATGCATGAACCTGTGCTTTTGGACGTTATCCCAGGGAGTGTTGATTTCCTATTCTTTGGTCATACCCACGAGATTTTTGTGGATAGGATTAAAGGAATTGTTGTTTTAAATCCCGGTGAACTGTGTGGCTATCTTTCAGATCATTCAACATTTGCTATACTTGATACAGCAACAGGTGAAGTTACTGTAAAGGAGATTTGA